The window GATCCGTTCAAGAAAAAACCGGTTGTTTTTCTCGATATGCCTGTACACTTGTCTGCCCACGTCAAGAGATTCTTCCAAGGATTGTTCCACAGGGACAGTAAACCAGAATGCCATACTCGAATTTATAAATTGCACTGAAAAGAAAAAGAGGAGAACAGTGGGAATAAGGGACAGGCTAGCAAAGGCTAGAACAAGCTTGGTCCGCAGCTTGGCCCCCATCACTTTGCGCTTTCTGTCATAGAGAAGCTTGACAATGTTTCTCAACACGAGAAAGATCAACAGCAAAAGCAACAGCATGTTGATGTTGATGAGAATAAACGTGATAATCGTGTTGGAAACGGGCAGTCCTGCTCCAAAACGGACAACCTTGGTTTCCACATACGTGAGGACGGCAACGAGAACCACCAGTATCACGATGATGACTCGTTCACGCTTCCGGCGTTTGGCTTCTTCTCGCGAGATCGGTGACATGGGAAGTTGGCGTTAGTACATGAAGTCCGTGGTGTACCAGTCTGTTTCAAAATCCCAAAGAAACAGAAAGAACCGAAAAACGTGATGTAGATAAAAGGGGAGTGTGATTTTCTTGAGTTCGGCTTTTATCCTGACTTGGTAGCGATGGTTTCTTTCAAGGGTTTCAAGTTTTTCAATTTTAAGATTTTCTACTTCAGCCATGACTTGCTTGGCTTGGGAAAAAGAAGTTACCACAATCGACCTTCCCTTATCCTCGCTTCGTGTAATGACAAACTCGTTCTTTAGATTATTAAACTTGACCATGTGGCGAATTTCCAGACTAGCCAGGTTTTTGTCTTTCCAAAAATTCCGAACCCGGTTAAGAGAGGCCAGGAACGTGAAGGTCGTGGGGACGCCGTTCATGATGGCTTGTTCCAGATCTTCGGTGAAGCATCCCTCAACCCTGAAATACAGGATGAGATCATCCCTGGTGTTTGTGACAATTACATCGGTTATCCTCGCGTCTTGACTCCAGGCTAAGCCTGAAGCCAGAAGACATGCACAGAGGGCAAGAAACCAAACCTGTTTTCTCATCTATAAACTCCGGAAAAATCGGCAGAAGAGACCTGACCGGGGGACCATGACAGCCTCATAACAAAATAGCGAAGCAGGGCTCAAATTGCAAGGGGTTTTGGACGTAAAGATGCAGGCAAGTTAAGGCAAAGCGCCCTAGACTCCCACGGTTTGCCAGCAGGACTTTTGGTCTATGAATTTCTTCAGCAGGCAGTGATTCAAGGTGTGGCCTGATTTGTGGGCCACGATGTGGCCTATGATGGGCATGCCAAGAAGAGAGAGGTCTCCAATACAGTCAAGTATCTTATGGCGAATAAATTCGTTTGAGAATCTGAGGCCTTCCGGATTCAGTATTCCCTCTTTGTCGACCACAACCGCGTTTTCCAGCGATCCGCCCCTGGCAAACCCATTCCGCTTCAAGTAATCGACTTCATGCAGGAAACCAAAAGTCCTGGCACGGCTGATCTCCTTTTCAAAAAGGCCGTCATCCAGTGAAACCGAATATGACTGATTTCTTAGTAGAGGATGATCAAAATCTATGGTGCACGTCACCCTAAGGGTGTCTGATGGATAAAGCCCAGCCTTTTTGCCATTTTCGACCATCTCAATCGGCTCCCTAACGACAAAATAGTGCCGCCTTGCTGACTGGGCTCTGATCCCGGCTTCCTTCAGCATAGCTGAGAAAGGTCCAGCGCTCCCATCCATGATGGGGGCCTCATAGGCGTCCATCTCCACTAGAGCATTATCTACGTTGAACCCGGCCAATGTGGCCATTAGGTGTTCAACGGTGGATACAATCACACCGTCCGCACCAAGGGTGGTTGCCAAGCTCGTGTCAATTACATTTCGAAAATGGGCGCTGATCACAGGTTTGTGGGCCAGATCAGTCCGCACAAATCTTATCCCGTGATTGACCGGAGCCGGTTTGATGGTCAAGGTCACTTTCTTACCCGAGTGGAGCCCGATGCCCGTGCATTGAGTAGACCGTCTCAACGTGTGCTGATGAATATTCATATGACGTACCCTTTTATTTTGAAATCAATAGCTTGTCAAACAAAAAATTCAGGTTTACGAGGAACGGGAAAAAAATAAAGCAATAGGTATGCCAAAGTGATATCTAAGACTGCACATAAGCTAAACTATTCAGAAAAACCCTTGCTTTTGATAGAGGCCTTTGTTAAACATCGTAAAATTCATGTGTTATCGTAGTAACGACAAACGCACCACGGGGGGATCTTGCTTGCCAAGGTTTTGAGCAGCTCTGTTTTGGGCGTTGATGCCTTTATCGTCGAAGTGGAGGTCGACATCAGGCAGGGCCTGCCGAGCTTTCAAACAGTAGGTCTGCCAGAGGCTTCTGTCAAGGAAAGCAAAGACCGGGTAAAATCAGCAATCAATAATTCCGGATACAGGTTCCCGGACGATCGCATCACCGTCAACCTTGCGCCTGCGGATATCAAGAAAGAGGGGACCGCCTTTGATCTTCCCATTGCTGTTGGGATCCTGGCGGCCACTGGTATTGTCCCCCATCAGAGACTCTCTGAATATTTAATCTTGGGTGAGCTCTCTCTTGACGGACGGATAAAGCCCGTCCGAGGTTCACTTCCTGTCGCTTTGGCAGCCAGAAATTCCCGTCTTCGAGGCATTATCGT is drawn from Deltaproteobacteria bacterium and contains these coding sequences:
- a CDS encoding DUF4390 domain-containing protein, which translates into the protein MRKQVWFLALCACLLASGLAWSQDARITDVIVTNTRDDLILYFRVEGCFTEDLEQAIMNGVPTTFTFLASLNRVRNFWKDKNLASLEIRHMVKFNNLKNEFVITRSEDKGRSIVVTSFSQAKQVMAEVENLKIEKLETLERNHRYQVRIKAELKKITLPFYLHHVFRFFLFLWDFETDWYTTDFMY
- a CDS encoding UDP-3-O-acyl-N-acetylglucosamine deacetylase, whose protein sequence is MNIHQHTLRRSTQCTGIGLHSGKKVTLTIKPAPVNHGIRFVRTDLAHKPVISAHFRNVIDTSLATTLGADGVIVSTVEHLMATLAGFNVDNALVEMDAYEAPIMDGSAGPFSAMLKEAGIRAQSARRHYFVVREPIEMVENGKKAGLYPSDTLRVTCTIDFDHPLLRNQSYSVSLDDGLFEKEISRARTFGFLHEVDYLKRNGFARGGSLENAVVVDKEGILNPEGLRFSNEFIRHKILDCIGDLSLLGMPIIGHIVAHKSGHTLNHCLLKKFIDQKSCWQTVGV